In Gemmatimonadaceae bacterium, the following are encoded in one genomic region:
- a CDS encoding ATP-binding cassette domain-containing protein: protein MPDPLLSVRDLRTYFYTEGGVAKSVDGVSFDIGAAETVGLVGESGCGKSVTALSLMRLVRPPGRIEPGSKMEFGGEDLTTISEKAMRAIRGERIAMVFQEKIVGPYGKVGSSNPGTHTPRVAMASDCSQEQHPRFATLVTSLSSVSA, encoded by the coding sequence ATGCCTGACCCGCTGCTGAGCGTTCGCGATCTGCGCACCTATTTCTACACGGAAGGCGGGGTCGCCAAATCGGTGGACGGCGTCAGCTTCGACATCGGCGCGGCCGAAACGGTCGGGCTCGTCGGCGAGTCCGGGTGCGGCAAGTCCGTGACCGCCCTCTCGCTGATGCGCCTGGTTCGACCGCCTGGCCGGATCGAGCCCGGAAGCAAGATGGAGTTCGGCGGCGAGGATCTGACCACGATCAGCGAAAAGGCCATGCGCGCCATTCGCGGCGAGCGGATCGCGATGGTGTTTCAGGAAAAGATTGTCGGACCATACGGAAAGGTTGGATCGAGTAATCCGGGAACCCACACGCCGAGAGTTGCGATGGCGTCGGATTGCTCACAGGAACAACATCCGCGGTTCGCTACCCTCGTGACGAGCCTTTCTTCCGTCTCGGCTTGA